TGATAGTTATCAGTATTACCTTATCTTTGATATTTAGATTTTTTGGAAAGTAGCTAACTGCATCAATGGTTCAATAAATAAAAAAACTAAGAGGAACATATGAAAAAACTATCAATACTACTACCACTTTTAATCTCAATAGCATTTGCACAAATACCTATAGAAGAAAAACTGTTTATAAAGAAGTTTTTCAATAAAAAACAGTGTGATCAGATTATAGATAAAACGTATTATGAAATTTGCTACAACTATAAAGCAAAAGGTGCAAACTATGTTTACTATGTGTTAGATGGTTCTAAAGTAAATAAAGGCAATATCAAAGAGCGACCTAGATTTTATGATGAACTAAAGCTACCTAGAAATTATCGCACTAAACACAGTGACTACACAAGAAACCAATATAAGATGGATCGCGGACACTTAGCAAATGATGCTTCTTTTGATTGGAGTGAAAAATCTCTTAAAAGTACCTACAGTATGGCTAATGTAATTCCACAATATAAAAACATAAATAGATACACATGGATTAAAGCTGAAAAGCTTGAGAGATTAGTAGCAACTAAACTTGGTAAAGTAAGTGTATTAAACAGTGTTATCTATTCTAACAGTCCTAAAACTATAGGTAGAAATAAAGTAGCAGTACCTAAAGCCTTTTGGAAGATGATCTTTAATAAAGAGAAAAACTATGAGCGCTGCTTTTACTATGAGAATATAATTGGACTTAAAACTAGAGGTGATAAGTTAAAAGATCATGAGGTTGAGTGTAATAGTCTATATTAATGTTCAACAAACTACTCTTTGTGTAACATAACATGAGAAAGCAAGTTTATCTTAAATATTTTTCATAAAAATCATCAATCTTTTCCAAAAAAAGAAAATCATTTAAGGTATTTATCTATATATTTAATTTTATATTCTTGACTGC
This genomic interval from Sulfurimonas sp. contains the following:
- a CDS encoding DNA/RNA non-specific endonuclease, whose amino-acid sequence is MKKLSILLPLLISIAFAQIPIEEKLFIKKFFNKKQCDQIIDKTYYEICYNYKAKGANYVYYVLDGSKVNKGNIKERPRFYDELKLPRNYRTKHSDYTRNQYKMDRGHLANDASFDWSEKSLKSTYSMANVIPQYKNINRYTWIKAEKLERLVATKLGKVSVLNSVIYSNSPKTIGRNKVAVPKAFWKMIFNKEKNYERCFYYENIIGLKTRGDKLKDHEVECNSLY